Within Raineyella sp. W15-4, the genomic segment ATGCCGGCCTTCGACAGCTGGTACAGGCCGAAGAGGAAGCCGGAGGTCGAGTTCGGGTCGACGAAGCAGACCTTCTTGCCCTTCGCATCGGCGAGCGAGGCGATCGAGGAGCCCGCGGGCACCATCGCCTCGGAGTAGTAGCCGGCCTTGGTGACGGTCGGCGAGGTGAGCGTCGCCGCGACCGGCTCGATCTTGGCGCCCTTGTTGACGGCCATCACGTACTGCAGGGCACCTGACGACATCACGTCGATCTTGCCTGCGACGGCCGCGGCGATCAGCGCGGTGTAGTCGGCGGTGGGGTAGTACTCGACCTTGTAGCCGGTCTGCTTGGCGATGTAGTCCTCGAGGGGCTTGTTGCTCGAGTCGGAGCCGGCCTTGTCGGGCGTGGCCCCGAACACGATCGTGCCCTCGGACTTCGCCCAGGTGCCCTTGGAGGCGCTCGCGGCGCCGGTGCTGCCGGAAGAGCAGCTGGCGAGGGCGACGGCAGCGAGCACTGCCGCCGTCGCGGTTGCGATCACTCGCTTGGTACCGGACAGATGCATCAGGGATGCCTTTCGGATCGTGCACACGTTCATGGAGAGCGCCGTGTGTCATGACAGAAGCTAGGGAATGCAGGTGGAAATTTGGCGACCGGAAAGTGGTCTTCAGGTGAATTCATTCGGTCGCGAATCTCTTGGTGAGGTGCAGAGGTAAGGCCGAAGAATGGCAACACAAAATGCCTCCGGCGGAATCCGTCGGGGGTTGAGATATTCATTTGTCCGGGGGCAGTTCGTCCGCTATCGGAGGACAGTCTGTCCGCGGTGACAGGAAAGATGAGGGTGACAGGGGGTGTGGTCACGGTCCTCGTGCCGGTCTAGCACATGAGGTGCGGGCCGGGGACCGGCCCGGGGCGGTCCCCGGCACACCGCATGTGGTCATGCGACCCGGTGGCCTTCCCGCCAGACGCTGCGCACCACCGGGACGCGGTGCTCGTCGGCCGAGACTCCGACCGGGATCGGGTGCACGTGCACCCGCACCAGGTCGGCCCGCAGGCCCGGGGCGATCTGGCCCCGGTCGGTGAGACCGACGGCGCGGGCGGGGTTGGTGCTCATCAGTCGTACGCCCTGCTCGACGGTCAGCGCGCCCGTCGCGGCGAGTCGGACGACCGCCTGGAGGGGGCTCGCCGGGACGTAGTCGGACGACAGGATGTGCAGGAATCCCAGTGCGAGCAGGTCGGTTGCCGCGACGTTGCCGGACTGCG encodes:
- the phnD gene encoding phosphate/phosphite/phosphonate ABC transporter substrate-binding protein gives rise to the protein MHLSGTKRVIATATAAVLAAVALASCSSGSTGAASASKGTWAKSEGTIVFGATPDKAGSDSSNKPLEDYIAKQTGYKVEYYPTADYTALIAAAVAGKIDVMSSGALQYVMAVNKGAKIEPVAATLTSPTVTKAGYYSEAMVPAGSSIASLADAKGKKVCFVDPNSTSGFLFGLYQLSKAGIDVNASGTDANGNPTFKDFTPVFAGAHDKSVQAVASKQCDVGFAEDTEADAAAQKGQVTIINKEFVPGGPLSISSTLPADVKTKLSGVLAGATVDAINGSGVTLTDGFTKGYFGAQKADAAYYQTITDLCKSIPAAKCNA